The proteins below are encoded in one region of Aestuariivirga litoralis:
- a CDS encoding DUF599 domain-containing protein — MNFTTELPWDFNVLHLLAPVLLFAAWWLYGPILDLLGKGTLNDQLHVVRLKWMLEMIRSNRQNRVFDGIMLGQISSAMSYFGSATLLVLAGFVGTLASINHVHASLTQMAFFPPISLGLFSVNFGALTLIMAICFFEFTYGLRKMAYVLAMIGALDEAPANTRGAEVMVAQTATVLTQAVKSMNNGIRGYYFAVAGLFLFLGPIASIVATVALSLVLYYRQGLSIEAKAVDRYVRALREDQRG, encoded by the coding sequence ATGAACTTTACCACTGAGCTGCCCTGGGACTTCAATGTACTGCATCTGCTGGCACCGGTGCTGCTGTTTGCGGCCTGGTGGCTTTATGGGCCCATTCTCGATCTTCTGGGCAAGGGCACATTGAATGACCAGCTGCATGTGGTGCGGCTGAAATGGATGCTGGAGATGATCCGCTCCAACCGGCAGAACCGGGTGTTTGACGGGATTATGCTGGGGCAGATTTCCAGCGCCATGAGCTATTTCGGCTCGGCCACGTTGCTGGTGCTGGCGGGCTTTGTGGGCACGCTGGCTTCCATCAACCATGTGCATGCTTCGCTGACGCAGATGGCGTTTTTCCCGCCGATCAGTCTCGGGCTTTTTTCAGTCAATTTCGGCGCGCTAACGCTTATCATGGCGATCTGCTTTTTTGAATTCACCTACGGCCTGCGCAAGATGGCTTATGTGTTGGCGATGATCGGTGCGCTCGATGAAGCGCCAGCCAACACGCGCGGTGCAGAAGTGATGGTGGCGCAAACGGCCACGGTGCTCACCCAAGCAGTCAAAAGCATGAACAATGGCATCCGCGGTTATTATTTTGCGGTGGCTGGATTGTTCCTGTTTCTCGGTCCCATCGCATCAATTGTAGCTACGGTGGCTCTGAGCCTGGTTCTTTATTACAGGCAGGGGCTTTCGATTGAGGCGAAAGCGGTGGACCGTTATGTACGCGCGCTCAGGGAAGACCAGCGGGGCTAA
- the recF gene encoding DNA replication/repair protein RecF (All proteins in this family for which functions are known are DNA-binding proteins that assist the filamentation of RecA onto DNA for the initiation of recombination or recombinational repair.), whose amino-acid sequence MTSSRTFITRLTLTDFRNHASLRMEPPQPLICLYGPNGAGKTNILEAVSLLVPGRGLRAQNFNLLARLQGAGGWAVAAEVETTSGEATLGTGYEPQQGEGLARKVSINGHLEKSSGALGDYLKMLWLTPALDRLFMGPGSERRRFFDRMVATFNTAHAGHVSAFEKLMRERNALLQDHRADKAWLSTLETQMAEQAVAIAASRNEAAALLARHFAAGVAQGPFPWGVLQLSGEIEELVATKPAVQAEEEYATILLDSRGADRAQQRTLKGPHRTDFSVMHGPKSTPAELCSTGEQKALLIGLVLAQARAAKEVLGASPLLLLDEVAAHLDGERRRGLFAALTDLGAQAWMTGTDVELFESAGDHACRFVVIDGKVKIN is encoded by the coding sequence GTGACGAGCTCCCGCACCTTCATCACCCGCCTGACGCTGACGGATTTTCGCAACCATGCTTCGCTGCGCATGGAGCCGCCGCAGCCTTTGATCTGCCTCTATGGGCCCAATGGGGCTGGCAAGACCAACATTCTAGAAGCCGTGTCGCTGTTGGTGCCGGGACGGGGCTTGCGGGCACAGAATTTCAACCTGCTGGCGCGCCTGCAAGGTGCAGGCGGCTGGGCTGTCGCGGCAGAGGTTGAAACCACCAGCGGAGAGGCCACATTAGGGACAGGCTATGAGCCCCAGCAGGGCGAGGGCCTGGCCCGCAAAGTGTCCATCAATGGCCATCTGGAGAAATCCTCCGGCGCCTTGGGTGATTATCTCAAGATGCTCTGGCTGACCCCTGCCCTTGACCGGTTGTTCATGGGGCCGGGCTCCGAGCGCCGGCGCTTCTTTGACCGGATGGTGGCCACCTTCAACACCGCCCATGCGGGGCATGTCTCAGCCTTCGAAAAGCTGATGCGCGAGCGCAATGCGCTGCTGCAGGACCACCGGGCCGACAAGGCCTGGCTATCCACTCTGGAAACCCAGATGGCAGAACAGGCCGTGGCCATTGCCGCCTCGCGCAACGAGGCAGCTGCCCTGCTCGCCAGGCACTTCGCAGCAGGCGTGGCCCAGGGGCCATTTCCCTGGGGTGTGTTGCAGCTTTCGGGCGAAATTGAAGAGCTGGTGGCGACAAAACCAGCCGTGCAAGCGGAGGAGGAATACGCTACAATTCTCCTCGATTCGAGGGGTGCAGACCGCGCCCAGCAAAGGACGCTGAAAGGCCCGCACAGAACCGATTTTTCGGTGATGCATGGGCCCAAATCCACCCCTGCCGAATTGTGCTCCACGGGGGAGCAGAAGGCGCTCTTGATAGGCCTGGTTTTGGCCCAGGCGCGGGCGGCGAAAGAGGTTCTGGGGGCATCGCCCCTGCTGCTTCTGGATGAAGTGGCGGCCCATCTTGATGGCGAGCGGCGGCGCGGGCTTTTTGCGGCGCTGACTGATTTAGGCGCACAAGCCTGGATGACGGGCACGGATGTGGAATTGTTTGAATCGGCCGGCGATCATGCCTGCCGCTTCGTGGTGATAGACGGAAAAGTAAAGATCAACTGA
- a CDS encoding glucokinase gives MTNVALVGDIGGTNSRFGVLELGSMDVRDVEVLKNDNFEGLEAAISAYVTKHGITELAAAAVDVAAPVDREHITLTNRAWTFSAESLRKAAHARRFRLLNDYEALAWSLPHLAAADLVQLGGEAHSEPLMKVVLGPGTGLGMAGLAPLPGGGWMPVPGEMGHVTLPIVTAEELALKDKIMGKDQFSEVEDVLTGPGLFALYTAIAGTPKLHTPEAVMKAGLARTDSAAVKTLDHFMTFLTRLAGDAAMALQARGGVYLAGGIAPSLADQLKAPKYRAVFEQKGRLSEVMRHIPLYVITDPFPAFKGCAAALNAK, from the coding sequence ATGACGAATGTGGCACTCGTAGGTGATATTGGAGGCACGAATTCCCGCTTTGGCGTGCTGGAGTTGGGCTCCATGGACGTGCGCGATGTCGAGGTCCTGAAAAACGACAATTTCGAAGGTCTGGAAGCTGCGATTTCGGCTTATGTGACCAAGCATGGCATCACTGAACTGGCGGCGGCTGCCGTGGATGTGGCGGCCCCTGTGGACCGCGAACACATCACCCTGACCAATCGCGCCTGGACTTTCTCCGCAGAATCGCTGCGCAAGGCGGCTCATGCGCGGCGCTTCCGCTTGCTCAATGATTATGAAGCCCTTGCGTGGAGCTTGCCGCATCTCGCCGCTGCCGATCTCGTCCAGCTGGGCGGTGAGGCCCATAGCGAGCCGTTGATGAAAGTGGTTCTGGGGCCGGGCACGGGCCTTGGCATGGCGGGTCTAGCCCCACTGCCGGGCGGTGGCTGGATGCCGGTTCCAGGCGAAATGGGCCATGTGACGCTGCCGATTGTGACAGCGGAAGAGCTTGCTTTGAAAGACAAGATCATGGGCAAGGATCAGTTTTCCGAAGTGGAAGACGTGCTGACCGGCCCTGGCCTGTTTGCGCTATATACAGCGATCGCTGGCACGCCCAAACTTCACACGCCGGAAGCGGTGATGAAGGCAGGTCTTGCCAGAACTGATTCGGCGGCAGTGAAAACGCTTGACCACTTTATGACTTTTCTCACCCGTCTGGCAGGTGATGCAGCTATGGCATTGCAGGCCCGAGGTGGTGTATATTTGGCAGGTGGCATCGCTCCATCACTGGCTGATCAATTGAAGGCGCCGAAATACCGGGCCGTATTTGAACAAAAGGGCCGGCTCTCGGAAGTGATGAGGCACATCCCACTTTATGTTATCACCGATCCATTCCCAGCCTTTAAGGGCTGCGCTGCTGCTTTGAATGCCAAATGA
- the gyrB gene encoding DNA topoisomerase (ATP-hydrolyzing) subunit B, which produces MSDEIVNAPQAYGEDSIRILKGLDAVRKRPGMYIGDTDDGSGLHHMVYEVVDNGIDEALAGHATVVNVTLNADGSCTVFDNGRGIPTGIKQDDDQVPKRSAAEIVMTELHAGGKFDQNSYKVSGGLHGVGVSVVNALSVALKLTIHRDGKSHFISFTHGVPDAPLVVTGPSEGKQGTEVTFLPSSETFTKTEFDFATLEHRLRELAFLNSGVRITLTDKRGVEPHVLELYYDGGIPAFVRYLDRTKQGLIKEPIYITGEKDGISIECALWWNDSYHESVFSFTNNIPQRDGGTHLAGFRGGLTRIINTYAAESGIAKKEKVAITGDDAREGLTCVLSVKVPDPKFSSQTKDKLVSSEVRPVVEGLVNEQLGTWFEEHPSEAKAIVGKVAEAAAAREAARKARELTRRKGALDISSLPGKLADCQERDPALCELFIVEGDSAGGSAKQARNRENQAVLPLRGKILNVERARFDKMLGSAEIGTLITALGTGIGREEFNADKLRYHKIIIMTDADVDGAHIRTLLLTFFYRQMREIVERGNLFIAQPPLYKIKRGHSEQYLKDNAALESNLLDIGLEGVTLAMTDGERAGPDLRAIVDEAVAIRSMIEGLHSRYPIAIIEQAAIAGALNPDVISTTERAAEAAAYIAKRLNAIADETDRGWEGLTASDGGLLFERTLRGVKESWHIDGNLISSQEALRLDRKTAHLQEVYTRSSKLKRKDSETVIHGPLSLLEAVFASGRKGISLQRYKGLGEMNPQQLWETTLDPNARSLLRVRVAEMDQADDLFTKLMGDIVEPRRDFIVNNALNVANLDV; this is translated from the coding sequence ATGTCAGACGAAATTGTCAACGCGCCGCAAGCCTATGGTGAAGATTCGATCCGGATCCTGAAGGGCCTCGATGCCGTGCGCAAACGCCCCGGCATGTATATCGGCGACACCGATGACGGCTCGGGCCTGCACCACATGGTCTATGAAGTCGTGGATAACGGCATCGACGAAGCCTTGGCGGGCCATGCCACGGTGGTGAATGTGACGCTGAATGCCGATGGCTCCTGCACGGTGTTCGACAATGGCCGCGGCATCCCCACCGGCATCAAGCAAGATGACGATCAGGTGCCGAAGCGTTCGGCGGCTGAAATCGTGATGACGGAGCTGCATGCTGGCGGCAAGTTCGACCAGAATTCCTACAAGGTCTCCGGCGGCCTGCATGGCGTGGGCGTCTCCGTCGTCAACGCGCTTTCGGTTGCGCTGAAGCTTACCATTCACCGCGATGGCAAGAGCCATTTCATTTCCTTCACCCATGGCGTGCCCGATGCGCCACTGGTGGTGACAGGCCCATCGGAAGGTAAACAGGGCACGGAAGTGACATTCCTGCCCTCATCGGAGACCTTCACCAAGACCGAATTTGATTTCGCCACGCTGGAGCACCGCCTGCGCGAGCTGGCCTTCCTCAATTCCGGCGTGCGCATCACGCTGACCGACAAGCGCGGCGTGGAACCGCATGTGCTGGAGCTTTATTACGATGGCGGCATTCCCGCTTTCGTGCGCTATCTCGACCGCACCAAGCAGGGCCTGATCAAGGAGCCGATCTATATCACCGGCGAAAAAGACGGGATCAGCATCGAATGCGCGCTGTGGTGGAACGACAGCTATCATGAGAGCGTGTTCAGTTTCACCAACAACATTCCGCAGCGCGATGGCGGCACGCATTTGGCCGGCTTCCGTGGCGGCTTGACGCGCATCATCAACACCTATGCTGCCGAAAGCGGCATTGCGAAAAAAGAAAAGGTAGCGATCACCGGCGATGACGCACGCGAGGGCCTCACCTGCGTGCTGTCGGTGAAAGTGCCGGACCCGAAATTCTCGTCGCAGACAAAAGACAAGCTGGTGTCTTCGGAAGTGCGACCGGTCGTTGAAGGCCTGGTGAACGAACAGCTGGGCACCTGGTTTGAGGAGCATCCTTCCGAAGCCAAGGCCATTGTCGGCAAGGTGGCAGAAGCCGCTGCTGCGCGGGAAGCGGCGCGCAAGGCGCGTGAGCTGACACGGCGCAAGGGTGCGCTTGATATTTCATCGCTGCCCGGCAAGCTGGCCGACTGCCAGGAACGTGACCCGGCTTTGTGCGAACTCTTTATCGTGGAAGGTGACTCCGCTGGTGGCAGCGCCAAGCAGGCGCGCAACCGCGAGAACCAGGCCGTGCTGCCTTTGCGCGGCAAGATTTTGAATGTGGAGCGTGCGCGCTTCGACAAGATGCTGGGCTCGGCTGAAATCGGCACGCTGATCACAGCACTTGGCACTGGTATCGGCCGCGAGGAATTCAACGCCGACAAGCTGCGCTACCACAAGATCATCATCATGACCGACGCCGACGTGGACGGTGCGCATATCCGCACACTGTTGCTGACGTTCTTCTATCGGCAGATGCGTGAGATTGTGGAACGCGGAAATTTGTTCATCGCGCAGCCGCCACTGTACAAAATCAAGCGCGGCCATTCGGAGCAATATCTGAAGGACAATGCCGCGCTGGAATCGAACCTGCTTGATATTGGTCTTGAAGGCGTGACGCTCGCGATGACCGATGGCGAACGCGCCGGGCCGGATCTGCGCGCCATCGTGGACGAAGCGGTTGCGATCCGCTCGATGATCGAAGGGCTGCATTCGCGCTATCCGATCGCCATCATCGAACAGGCGGCGATTGCAGGTGCGCTCAATCCCGATGTGATTTCCACCACCGAACGCGCGGCGGAAGCTGCCGCCTATATTGCGAAAAGACTGAATGCCATTGCTGATGAAACCGATCGTGGCTGGGAAGGCCTCACCGCTTCCGATGGAGGCCTGCTGTTTGAACGCACGCTGCGTGGTGTCAAAGAAAGCTGGCATATCGACGGCAATCTGATTTCCTCGCAGGAGGCTTTGCGACTGGACCGCAAGACGGCGCATCTGCAGGAGGTTTACACTCGCTCCTCGAAGCTGAAGCGCAAGGACAGTGAGACCGTCATTCACGGGCCTCTGTCGCTGCTGGAAGCCGTGTTCGCTTCAGGCCGCAAGGGCATTTCGCTGCAGCGCTATAAAGGCCTCGGTGAGATGAACCCGCAGCAGCTGTGGGAAACCACGCTTGATCCCAATGCCCGCTCGCTCCTTCGCGTGAGGGTGGCGGAGATGGACCAGGCTGATGATCTGTTCACCAAGCTGATGGGCGACATTGTCGAGCCGCGCCGTGATTTCATCGTCAACAATGCACTGAATGTTGCCAATCTGGATGTGTGA
- a CDS encoding peptide chain release factor 3: MTDIPTEVKRRRTFAIISHPDAGKTTLTEKLLLFGGAIQLAGQVRAKGDRRRTRSDWMAIERARGISVVTSVMTFEYNNVVFNLLDTPGHEDFSEDTYRTLTAVDAAVMVIDAAKGIEDRTRKLFEICRLRDIPIVTFINKFDREAQEPLALLDEIEKGLALTVVPMVWPIGVGKTFAGTYDFTHKRIRRIDQDPAGQPVSGPDDKLIDELLPNGASHFREELELQAMAGHAFDNQAFLEGHLSPVFFGSALKNFGVRDLLDALIAYAPPPRDQKARSRMVKPVEPKLSGVVFKIQANMDPNHRDRIAFMRVCSGKLTRGMKVKIVRTEKQIALNAPQFFFAQDRSLAEEAFAGDVVGIPNHGVLRIGDTLTEGEDLVFTGVPSFAPEILRRVKLGDPMKAKKLKSALEELAEEGVVQLFTPVDGSGAIVGVVGALQLDVLADRLEHEYGVPASFETTRFEILRWISGTDDKTLDGFVDSNKSSIAHDLDGAPVFMASSAFNLNYALERAPGIAAQTIKEVHA, encoded by the coding sequence ATGACTGACATTCCAACCGAAGTGAAACGGCGGCGCACATTTGCTATCATTTCACATCCTGACGCCGGCAAAACCACACTGACCGAAAAGCTGCTGCTGTTCGGCGGTGCGATCCAGCTGGCCGGACAAGTGCGCGCCAAGGGTGACCGGCGGCGCACGCGCTCCGACTGGATGGCGATTGAACGCGCACGCGGCATTTCGGTGGTCACTTCGGTGATGACGTTTGAATACAACAACGTCGTCTTCAACCTGCTCGACACGCCGGGCCATGAAGACTTCTCGGAAGATACTTACCGCACGCTCACCGCCGTCGATGCCGCCGTCATGGTGATCGACGCCGCCAAGGGCATTGAAGACCGCACGCGCAAGCTGTTTGAAATCTGCCGCCTGCGCGACATTCCCATTGTCACCTTCATCAACAAGTTTGACCGAGAGGCGCAGGAGCCGTTGGCTTTGCTGGATGAGATCGAAAAGGGCCTGGCGCTCACTGTCGTTCCGATGGTCTGGCCCATCGGCGTGGGCAAAACCTTTGCCGGCACCTATGATTTCACCCACAAGCGCATCCGCCGCATCGACCAGGACCCGGCCGGACAACCTGTGTCCGGTCCGGACGACAAGCTGATCGACGAGTTGCTGCCCAATGGCGCTTCGCATTTCCGCGAAGAGCTGGAATTGCAAGCGATGGCGGGACACGCTTTCGACAACCAGGCCTTCCTCGAAGGCCATCTTTCGCCGGTGTTCTTCGGCTCAGCGCTGAAAAATTTCGGCGTGCGTGATCTGCTCGATGCGCTGATCGCCTATGCGCCGCCGCCACGCGACCAGAAGGCCCGCAGCCGCATGGTGAAGCCGGTGGAGCCCAAACTGTCGGGCGTGGTGTTCAAGATCCAGGCCAATATGGACCCGAACCACCGCGACCGTATTGCCTTCATGCGCGTGTGTTCCGGCAAGCTTACACGCGGCATGAAAGTGAAGATCGTGCGCACCGAAAAGCAGATCGCGCTGAACGCGCCGCAATTCTTCTTCGCGCAGGACAGATCACTGGCGGAGGAAGCTTTTGCGGGTGACGTGGTGGGCATTCCCAACCACGGCGTGCTGCGCATCGGCGATACGCTGACCGAAGGCGAAGATTTGGTGTTCACCGGCGTGCCGAGCTTTGCGCCGGAAATCCTGCGGCGCGTGAAGCTGGGTGACCCGATGAAGGCGAAGAAATTGAAATCCGCTCTTGAAGAACTGGCGGAAGAAGGTGTCGTTCAGCTGTTCACGCCCGTGGATGGCTCCGGCGCCATTGTGGGCGTGGTGGGTGCGCTTCAGCTGGATGTTCTGGCCGACCGGCTGGAACATGAATATGGCGTGCCGGCTTCGTTTGAAACCACCCGCTTTGAAATCCTGCGCTGGATTTCCGGCACTGATGATAAAACGCTGGATGGTTTTGTAGACAGCAACAAATCTTCCATCGCGCATGATCTTGACGGCGCACCTGTCTTCATGGCCTCATCGGCCTTCAATCTGAACTATGCTCTTGAACGTGCACCGGGCATCGCCGCCCAGACCATCAAGGAAGTTCACGCATGA
- a CDS encoding aldehyde dehydrogenase family protein has translation MAAKQNFISGKWVDGSGVTQNINPSDISDVVGDYTQASKDQTQEAIAAAKAAAPAWGLATPQARADALDMIGTEILARKQEIGTLLSREEGKTLPNGIGEVTRAGQIFKFFAQEALRVEGTYLNSLRPGMDVTITREPMGVVGLITPWNFPAAIPAWKIAPALAFGNAVVFKPADLVPGTAWALAEIISRSGIPAGVFNLVMGRGSVVGQTLLDSRDVNALSFTGSVQTGAKVAAAVSARGGKFQLEMGGKNPLIVLDDANLDAAVAGAVDGAFFQQGQRCTASSRLIVHAKIHDAFVEKTVAAIKALKVDHALKEGSQIGPVVDETQMKQDEDYIRIAREEGAELAWGGERLNRETKGFYLSPALFTRTTNNMRINREEVFGPVASVIKVDSYDEALSVANDTEFGLSSGIYTGSLKTAKDFQRKAQAGMVMVNAPTAGVDYHVPFGGRKGSSIGAREQGRYAVEFYTTVKTAYVNAG, from the coding sequence ATGGCCGCTAAACAGAATTTCATCTCAGGCAAATGGGTCGATGGCTCAGGCGTGACGCAGAACATCAATCCGTCGGACATTTCCGACGTGGTGGGCGACTATACCCAAGCCTCGAAGGACCAGACGCAGGAAGCCATCGCCGCTGCCAAGGCCGCCGCCCCCGCCTGGGGCCTGGCCACGCCGCAAGCCCGCGCTGATGCGCTGGATATGATCGGCACGGAAATCCTGGCCCGCAAGCAGGAGATCGGCACGCTGCTGTCGCGCGAGGAAGGCAAGACGCTGCCGAATGGCATTGGCGAAGTGACGCGTGCCGGGCAAATTTTCAAATTCTTCGCGCAGGAAGCCTTGCGCGTGGAAGGCACCTATCTCAACTCGTTGCGCCCGGGCATGGATGTGACCATCACGCGTGAACCGATGGGTGTGGTCGGTCTCATCACACCGTGGAATTTCCCTGCCGCCATTCCGGCCTGGAAGATTGCACCCGCTCTGGCTTTCGGCAATGCCGTGGTGTTCAAGCCGGCGGATCTGGTGCCTGGCACCGCCTGGGCGCTGGCTGAGATCATTTCGCGTTCTGGCATTCCGGCTGGCGTGTTCAACCTGGTGATGGGCCGCGGCTCGGTCGTCGGCCAGACGCTGCTGGATAGCCGCGATGTGAATGCGCTGTCGTTCACGGGCTCGGTGCAGACGGGTGCGAAAGTAGCCGCAGCCGTTTCCGCACGCGGCGGCAAGTTCCAGCTGGAAATGGGCGGCAAGAATCCGCTGATCGTTCTGGATGATGCCAATCTCGATGCCGCCGTGGCCGGTGCCGTCGATGGTGCCTTCTTCCAGCAGGGCCAGCGCTGCACGGCGTCTTCACGCCTGATCGTTCATGCCAAGATTCATGATGCCTTCGTGGAAAAGACCGTGGCTGCCATCAAGGCGCTGAAGGTGGATCACGCATTGAAGGAAGGCTCGCAGATCGGCCCGGTGGTCGATGAAACCCAAATGAAGCAGGATGAAGATTACATCCGCATCGCGCGCGAAGAAGGCGCTGAACTCGCCTGGGGTGGTGAACGCCTCAACCGCGAGACCAAGGGCTTCTATTTGTCGCCTGCTCTGTTCACCAGGACCACCAACAATATGCGCATCAACCGCGAAGAAGTATTCGGCCCTGTTGCTTCCGTCATCAAGGTGGATAGCTATGATGAAGCGCTTTCCGTCGCCAATGACACCGAGTTCGGCCTGTCATCCGGCATCTATACCGGCTCGCTGAAAACGGCGAAGGATTTCCAGCGCAAGGCGCAAGCCGGCATGGTGATGGTCAACGCGCCCACAGCAGGCGTGGACTACCACGTACCGTTCGGCGGCCGCAAAGGCTCCAGCATCGGAGCGCGCGAACAAGGCCGCTATGCGGTGGAGTTCTACACGACTGTGAAGACGGCTTACGTCAACGCAGGCTAA
- the pncA gene encoding bifunctional nicotinamidase/pyrazinamidase has translation MKKSLLLIVDVQNDFCPGGNLAVKGGNEIVPLVNKMAKNHEHVVLTQDWHPADHSSFASQHPGHAVYSQIEMSYGPQTLWPDHCIVGTRGAEFHKDLDAPHAEMIIRKGFRKAIDSYSAMYENDHKTPTGLEGYLRARELTKITIVGLAFDYCVRYSAEDAQARGFEVEVIEAATRAIDLNGTAIETKRSFAERGIKLT, from the coding sequence ATGAAAAAAAGTCTTTTACTTATAGTCGACGTCCAGAATGATTTTTGCCCCGGTGGTAATCTCGCAGTGAAGGGCGGAAATGAAATCGTTCCGCTGGTCAATAAAATGGCCAAGAATCACGAACATGTCGTGCTGACCCAGGATTGGCATCCTGCCGATCACTCGTCCTTTGCCTCGCAGCATCCGGGCCATGCGGTCTATTCGCAGATTGAAATGTCCTATGGCCCGCAAACCCTGTGGCCTGACCATTGCATCGTCGGCACCCGTGGTGCGGAGTTCCACAAGGATCTTGATGCGCCGCATGCCGAGATGATCATCCGCAAGGGCTTCCGCAAGGCGATCGATTCCTATTCCGCCATGTACGAAAATGACCACAAGACGCCGACCGGCCTTGAAGGCTATCTGCGCGCGCGCGAATTGACCAAGATCACCATCGTGGGCCTGGCCTTTGATTATTGCGTGCGCTATTCGGCTGAAGATGCGCAAGCCCGCGGCTTTGAAGTCGAAGTCATCGAGGCAGCCACCCGCGCCATCGATCTGAACGGCACCGCCATCGAAACCAAGAGAAGCTTTGCAGAACGTGGCATCAAGCTGACGTGA
- a CDS encoding EamA family transporter, whose translation MNPTSKGILLFTSSFLLGTMVDVPAKLLQFHGASISTTVFIRYIIALMLLTALFVSRREWPARNNIRLNLFRGLLLTASTFLNFYAVSKLPLALTVSINFASPLISCALAPLILGEHVGPRRWAAVCVGFIGMLIVIRPGADSFHPAMLASLCNALVGAFYQIYTRKAGASTQPETGLLWVFGVGSVLAGIAVLGEGFTPPSPNWLWLVALLMGVAGLATHMVMTRGLALAPASLLAPFAYTQLIWMVVSGVVLFGDWPDKISLLGAAIIIASGIYVWHRERVTGSEAASVTLASD comes from the coding sequence GTGAACCCGACCAGCAAAGGCATTTTGCTGTTCACGTCCAGTTTCCTGCTCGGCACCATGGTTGATGTGCCAGCCAAGCTTTTGCAATTTCACGGCGCGTCAATTTCCACCACCGTGTTCATTCGCTACATCATTGCACTCATGTTGCTGACGGCGTTGTTTGTCTCGCGGCGCGAATGGCCGGCACGCAACAATATCAGGCTCAACCTGTTTCGTGGCCTGTTGCTTACGGCGTCTACGTTTTTAAATTTCTACGCCGTGTCGAAGCTTCCATTGGCGCTGACGGTCAGCATAAATTTTGCATCACCTTTGATTTCCTGCGCGTTGGCACCCCTCATCCTGGGCGAACATGTGGGGCCACGTCGCTGGGCCGCTGTCTGTGTGGGCTTTATCGGCATGCTGATCGTGATCCGCCCCGGTGCCGATAGCTTCCATCCCGCCATGCTGGCCTCCTTGTGTAATGCCCTGGTGGGTGCTTTCTATCAAATCTACACCCGCAAGGCCGGGGCCAGCACCCAGCCTGAGACCGGCCTGCTGTGGGTCTTTGGCGTGGGTTCGGTTCTGGCCGGCATTGCCGTGTTGGGAGAGGGCTTCACGCCACCAAGCCCGAACTGGCTGTGGCTGGTGGCGCTGCTGATGGGCGTGGCGGGCCTTGCCACTCACATGGTGATGACGCGAGGCCTCGCACTTGCCCCGGCCTCCTTGCTCGCACCCTTTGCCTATACGCAGCTGATCTGGATGGTGGTCTCTGGCGTCGTGCTGTTCGGCGATTGGCCGGACAAGATTTCACTTCTGGGTGCTGCGATCATCATCGCCAGCGGCATATATGTCTGGCATCGCGAACGGGTGACGGGGAGCGAAGCCGCATCCGTCACCCTTGCGTCCGATTAG
- a CDS encoding EamA family transporter, which translates to MSPFIFALVLVAAFLHASWNVVVKISADRFHAMYLLQVLMGVMGLGMLMVFPFPLAAAWPYVIASGLLHTGYNVFLARSYKHGDLGLVYPVARGTAPLLTLIGTQIFAQDVISSIAKAGIITLIIGIWLIALSADVFKAHRATFIYALITSLFIGCYTVVDGLGGRVAGDASGYTGLLFVLDGAFMLVAGYFYGGMDIIAAVLPKWKAGLFGGIMSGLAYWIVIWAMASAPIAAVAALRETSILFALAFSARLLKEPMSWRRVAGVFCVVAGAVALHG; encoded by the coding sequence ATGTCTCCCTTCATCTTCGCGCTCGTTCTTGTCGCGGCCTTCCTGCACGCATCCTGGAACGTCGTCGTCAAAATCTCCGCTGACCGCTTCCACGCCATGTATCTGCTGCAGGTGCTGATGGGCGTAATGGGGCTGGGGATGCTGATGGTCTTCCCGTTTCCACTGGCCGCCGCCTGGCCTTACGTCATTGCCTCCGGACTGCTGCACACCGGCTACAACGTGTTCCTCGCGCGCTCGTACAAGCATGGTGATCTCGGCCTGGTCTATCCAGTGGCGCGCGGCACGGCACCATTGCTCACGCTGATCGGCACGCAGATTTTTGCGCAGGATGTGATTTCATCGATTGCCAAGGCCGGCATCATCACTTTGATCATCGGTATCTGGCTCATCGCCTTGTCGGCTGATGTGTTCAAGGCACACCGCGCCACCTTCATCTATGCGCTCATCACCTCGCTGTTTATCGGCTGCTATACGGTGGTGGATGGATTGGGCGGGCGCGTGGCGGGCGATGCATCGGGCTATACCGGCCTGCTGTTTGTACTCGACGGCGCGTTCATGTTGGTTGCCGGTTACTTCTATGGCGGCATGGATATTATCGCTGCCGTGCTGCCCAAATGGAAAGCCGGGCTGTTTGGCGGCATCATGTCGGGCCTGGCCTATTGGATCGTGATCTGGGCCATGGCTTCTGCACCGATTGCCGCCGTGGCGGCGTTGCGCGAAACCAGCATTCTCTTTGCGCTGGCCTTTTCGGCGCGGCTGCTGAAAGAGCCGATGAGCTGGCGGCGGGTTGCCGGCGTGTTCTGCGTGGTGGCCGGGGCAGTGGCTTTGCACGGCTGA